One window of Aquila chrysaetos chrysaetos chromosome W unlocalized genomic scaffold, bAquChr1.4 W_unloc_1, whole genome shotgun sequence genomic DNA carries:
- the LOC121232869 gene encoding transitional endoplasmic reticulum ATPase, giving the protein MASGSDSKADDLSTAILKQKNRPNRLIVDEAINEDNSVVSLSQAKMDELQLFRGDTVLLKGKKRREAVCIVLSDDTCSDEKIRMNRVVRNNLRVRLGDVISIQPCPDVKYGKRIHVLPIDDTVEGITGNLFEVYLKPYFLEAYRPIRKGDIFLVRGGMRAVEFKVVETDPSPYCIVAPDTVIHCEGEPIKREDEEESLNEVGYDDIGGCRKQLAQIKEMVELPLRHPALFKAIGVKPPRGILLYGPPGTGKTLIARAVANETGAFFFLINGPEIMSKLAGESESNLRKAFEEAEKNAPAIIFIDELDAIAPKREKTHGEVERRIVSQLLTLMDGLKQRAHVIVMAATNRPNSIDPALRRFGRFDREVDIGIPDATGRLEILQIHTKNMKLADDVDLEQVANETHGHVGADLAALCSEAALQAIRKKMDLIDLEDETIDAEVMNSLAVTMDDFRWALSQSNPSALRETVVEVPQVTWEDIGGLEDVKRELQELVQYPVEHPDKFLKFGMTPSKGVLFYGPPGCGKTLLAKAIANECQANFISIKGPELLTMWFGESEANVREIFDKARQAAPCVLFFDELDSIAKARGGNIGDGGGAADRVINQILTEMDGMSTKKNVFIIGATNRPDIIDPAILRPGRLDQLIYIPLPDEKSRVAILKANLRKSPVAKDVDLDFLAKMTNGFSGADLTEICQRACKLAIRESIESEIRRERERQTNPSAMEVEEDDPVPEIRRDHFEEAMRFARRSVSDNDIRKYEMFAQTLQQSRGFGSFRFPSGNQGGAGPSQGTGGGSGGNVYSEDNDDDLYG; this is encoded by the exons ATGGCCTCAGGATCCGA TTCTAAAGCGGATGACTTATCGACTGCTATTCTGAAGCAGAAGAACAGGCCCAATCGGTTAATTGTTGATGAAGCCATCAATGAAGACAACAGTGTTGTGTCACTGTCCCAG GCAAAAATGGATGAATTGCAACTGTTCAGAGGAGACACTGTCctgttaaaaggaaagaagaggagagaagcGGTCTGCATTGTTCTGTCAGATGATACCTGCTCAGATGAGAAGATTCGCATGAATAGGGTTGTTCGCAACAACCTGAGAGTGCGCCTGGGTGACGTGATCAG CATCCAGCCTTGCCCAGATGTGAAATACGGCAAACGTATCCATGTGCTGCCAATTGATGACACGGTAGAAGGGATCACAGGGAATCTGTTTGAGGTCTATCTCAAGCCATACTTCCTGGAAGCATACAGACCCATCAGGAAAG GTGACATCTTCTTGGTGCGTGGAGGGATGCGTGCAGTGGAGTTCAAAGTGGTGGAGACAGATCCAAGTCCTTACTGCATAGTGGCTCCGGACACAGTGATCCATTGTGAAGGAGAGCCTATCAAACGAGAG GATGAAGAAGAGTCACTGAATGAAGTGGGCTATGATGACATTGGTGGCTGCCGGAAGCAGCTGGCTCAAATCAAAGAGATGGTGGAACTTCCCCTCCGACACCCTGCGCTCTTCAAGGCCATAGGGGTGAAG CCTCCACGTGGGATCCTGCTGTATGGTCCTCCTGGCACTGGTAAAACACTGATTGCCCGAGCGGTGGCCAATGAAACAGgggctttcttcttcctgatcAATG GTCCTGAGATCATGAGCAAGCTGGCTGGTGAGTCTGAGAGCAACCTGAGGAAAGCCTttgaagaagcagagaagaacGCTCCTGCCATCATCTTCATTGATGAACTGGATGCCATTGCTCCTAAGAGAGAGAAG ACACATGGAGAGGTGGAACGTCGCATAGTGTCTCAGCTGTTGACTCTTATGGATGGACTGAAACAGAGGGCACACGTGATTGTTATGGCAGCTACCAACAGACCTAACAGCATTGACCCAGCACTCAGGCGATTTG GTCGTTTTGACAGAGAGGTAGATATCGGTATCCCAGATGCCACCGGGCGCCTGGAGATCCTGCAGatccacacaaaaaatatgaaactggCTGATGATGTGGATCTGGAACAG GTGGCAAATGAGACCCATGGCCATGTTGGTGCTGACTTGGCTGCTCTTTGCTCAGAAGCTGCTCTTCAGGCTATCAGAAAGAAGATGGATCTCATAGACCTAGAAGATGAAACCATTGATGCTGAAGTGATGAACTCGCTGGCTGTGACCATGGATGACTTCAGG TGGGCTCTGAGCCAGAGCAACCCTTCTGCTCTTCGGGAGACTGTGGTGGAGGTGCCACAAGTTACCTGGGAAGATATTGGTGGTCTAGAAGATGTAAAGAGAGAACTCCAGGAACTTGTACAG TATCCTGTGGAGCACCCAGACAAGTTCCTCAAATTTGGCATGACCCCATCAAAAGGGGTTCTGTTCTATGGGCCACCCGGTTGTGGTAAGACACTTCTAGCCAAAGCCATTGCCAATGAATGCCAGGCAAACTTCATTTCCATCAAGGGGCCAGAATTGCTCACCATGTGGTTTGGCGAGTCTGAAGCCAACGTGCGCGAGATCTTTGACAAG GCCCGCCAAGCAGCCCCTTGTGTGCTCTTCTTTGATGAGCTGGACTCCATTGCAAAGGCTCGAGGTGGGAATATCGGAGATGGTGGTGGTGCTGCAGACCGTGTCATCAACCAGATCCTGACAGAGATGGACGGCATGTCCACCAAGAAAAACGTCTTCATCATCGGTGCCACCAACAGGCCAGACATCATTGACCCAGCCATCTTGCGTCCCGGCCGCCTGGATCAACTCATCTACATCCCCCTGCCTGATGAGAAGTCCCGGGTTGCTATTCTTAAGGCCAACCTGAGGAAATCACCAGTTGCCAAG gATGTCGACTTGGATTTCCTAGCTAAGATGACCAATGGCTTTTCGGGGGCTGACCTGACAGAAATTTGCCAGCGTGCCTGCAAACTGGCCATCCGTGAGTCCATTGAGAGTGAGATCAGGCGAGAACGTGAGAGGCAGACCAATCCTTCCGCCATG GAAGTGGAGGAGGATGATCCAGTTCCTGAGATACGCAGGGATCACTTTGAGGAGGCCATGCGCTTTGCTCGACGCTCTGTCAGTGACAATGACATCAGGAAATACGAGATGTTTGCACAGACTCTACAGCAGAGCCGTGGCTTTGGCAGCTTCAG GTTCCCATCAGGTAACCAGGGCGGTGCTGGTCCGAGCCAAGGCACAGGAGGCGGCAGCGGGGGCAACGTGTACAGTGAAGACAATGACGATGATCTCTATGGTTAA